CAAATCTCCCAAAAACGCTATTTTTTTTATCGAGGTTCCTAACGCACCGGCCATGCTGAAAAAAGCAAATCCGTGGCCTGATTTGTTTTTTGAACATATCAATCACTTTGACGAATTTTCTCTTAAAAATTTAGTTTGGCGCGCAGGTCTTGAAATTATTCAGTCTGGTAGCTGGGCCTTCGATCCACTGAATGATAAAGGCGACGAATGCCTGTATTTGATCTGTCGCCAGGGAAGTTATAATCAAGAAAAACGGCTTTTCTCACGCTTGTCTTCTTGGCCGCTCCAACTGGCTGCCGCACTGGAACACCGACCACTTTCTGAATCATTTATATTATCTCTTGATTTAAGACGTCCACTTGCACTATGGGGCTGTTCGCAGTACTCAATGCTCGTACTCGGCATGCACCCTGAAGTCCGCATGCGAATTCACCAATTGTTCGATACATCGCCAGCCAAGATCGGTCGTGACATTGATGGGGTAAAGATCCAGCATTCATCACAGCTACGTTACCTCAACAAGGATTACGCGCTGTTGTTGCCTCGCTCAGACTATCTTGACTCTATGCTCAAGGAAATTTCAAATACAGACATCCAGCTTGACACATTCATTTTCTGAACAACAACCGGCATCTATACTATGATTGATGATCGCGATATTTTTCTTGCTGAGCGGCAGAGGCGTGTCAAAAGCTACCAGCACGATAGCGTCTTGCTAGATGCAAGCAAGCAGTTTATGAGCGAGACGTTACGCACAAAATATTCTTATCAGTTCGACTGGTTAGGTCTTCCGATCATTCAATATCCACAAGATATCGTCATTATGCAGGAGCTGATCTGGTCAGTACGGCCAGATCTGATCATCGAAACTGGAATTGCGCGCGGCGGCTCTTTGATTTTTAGTGCATCGATGCTCGCCTTGCTGGATTTAAGCGAGAATATCGTGGGCAATCACGCCACATTTCACTCTAAGCGAAAAGTGGTAGGCGTGGATATTGATATCCGCCCCCATAACCGACGCGCGATTGAAAAAAGCTCTTTTATTTCTTACATTGAAATGATCGAGGGATCAAGTATTGAGTTTGATATAATCGAACAGGTCAGATTATTGGCTAAGGACTACCATCGACCAATGGTCTTTCTCGACTCGAATCATACTCATAGTCATGTTTTGGCCGAACTTGAAGCATATGCGCCATTGGTTGGAGTCGGCTCATATTGCGTTGTATTTGACACTTTAATTGAAGACTATCCATCTGCCACTTTCGCGGATCGCCCCTGGCACGCAGGTAACAGCCCTAAAAGCGCTGTAAATGAGTTCCTCTGCACCAACTCGAACTTTCAGATTGACTCTTTCATTCAGGACAAACTTTTAGTCACGGCAGCTAAAGACGGATTTTTGAAGCGCTTAAAATGACAATTCACCTCTATCTGTATTGATGTCACCTTGCAGAATTCACGCCATGAACCCTTTGCTCAAATCGCGCAAGATAATAATCA
The sequence above is drawn from the Allochromatium vinosum DSM 180 genome and encodes:
- a CDS encoding cephalosporin hydroxylase family protein produces the protein MIDDRDIFLAERQRRVKSYQHDSVLLDASKQFMSETLRTKYSYQFDWLGLPIIQYPQDIVIMQELIWSVRPDLIIETGIARGGSLIFSASMLALLDLSENIVGNHATFHSKRKVVGVDIDIRPHNRRAIEKSSFISYIEMIEGSSIEFDIIEQVRLLAKDYHRPMVFLDSNHTHSHVLAELEAYAPLVGVGSYCVVFDTLIEDYPSATFADRPWHAGNSPKSAVNEFLCTNSNFQIDSFIQDKLLVTAAKDGFLKRLK
- a CDS encoding class I SAM-dependent methyltransferase — protein: MTLDRSCPVCSAEERFLLRSLDYALFDDLPFSGTTALVSCKKCGMVFSQLEGGSDALNTYYKSNNHYFFSQTPGSGGITEIDQRRYFRLFELLRLEQEKTKTILDFGCGKGGWLAWLNQIGFSSLIGIEASVACRQIIGNYDSVKIYSNTGALPEDEAPEIITFSHVLEHLHDPLLELKTLIFKSPKNAIFFIEVPNAPAMLKKANPWPDLFFEHINHFDEFSLKNLVWRAGLEIIQSGSWAFDPLNDKGDECLYLICRQGSYNQEKRLFSRLSSWPLQLAAALEHRPLSESFILSLDLRRPLALWGCSQYSMLVLGMHPEVRMRIHQLFDTSPAKIGRDIDGVKIQHSSQLRYLNKDYALLLPRSDYLDSMLKEISNTDIQLDTFIF